A window of Aliarcobacter trophiarum LMG 25534 contains these coding sequences:
- a CDS encoding branched-chain amino acid transaminase, giving the protein MTESKYIWMDGEFTPWNEAKVHVLSHTLHYGNGAIEGTKAYKTVDGRCAIFKLNEHTQRLLNSSKMTLMNVPFTLEELNKAQVQLLQKNELTNGAYLRPLVYLGYGVMGLYHKDAPVKVSISAWEWGAYLGEEGLKKGVRVKISSFTRTPNTSGMGKAKSVANYMNSQMAKFEAVEAGYDEALLRDDQGYIAEASGACFFIVKDGKLISPPNDNSLESITQATAIDLANDMGIEVVRRRITREEIYVADEAFFTGTAAEITPIREVDARVIGCGSRGPITEKIQSAYFDVVTGKNPKYTKYLTYIN; this is encoded by the coding sequence ATGACTGAATCAAAATATATCTGGATGGATGGAGAGTTTACTCCTTGGAATGAAGCAAAAGTACATGTTTTAAGCCATACATTACACTATGGAAATGGTGCTATTGAAGGAACAAAAGCTTATAAAACTGTTGATGGAAGATGTGCTATTTTTAAACTAAATGAACATACTCAAAGACTTTTAAACTCATCAAAAATGACTCTGATGAATGTACCTTTTACTCTTGAAGAGTTAAATAAAGCTCAAGTACAGTTATTACAAAAAAATGAGCTAACAAATGGAGCATATCTTAGACCACTTGTATATTTAGGATATGGAGTTATGGGACTATATCATAAAGATGCTCCTGTAAAAGTATCTATTTCAGCTTGGGAATGGGGAGCTTATTTAGGAGAAGAGGGGCTTAAAAAAGGAGTTAGAGTTAAAATCTCTTCATTTACAAGAACTCCAAATACTTCAGGAATGGGAAAAGCAAAATCTGTTGCAAACTATATGAACTCACAAATGGCAAAATTTGAAGCTGTTGAAGCTGGGTATGATGAAGCCCTTTTAAGAGATGACCAAGGTTACATAGCAGAAGCAAGTGGAGCTTGTTTCTTTATTGTAAAAGATGGAAAACTAATCTCTCCACCAAATGATAACTCTTTAGAGTCTATTACACAAGCAACTGCTATTGATTTGGCAAATGATATGGGAATAGAAGTTGTTAGAAGAAGAATAACAAGAGAAGAGATTTATGTAGCTGATGAAGCATTTTTTACAGGAACAGCAGCAGAAATTACTCCAATTAGAGAAGTTGATGCAAGAGTTATAGGTTGTGGAAGTAGAGGACCAATTACAGAAAAAATACAGTCTGCATATTTTGATGTAGTAACTGGGAAAAACCCAAAATATACAAAGTATTTAACATATATTAACTAA
- a CDS encoding prohibitin family protein: MPIDNDYFKNRQQGNRPSGGGGGNFQPPFETPEFFKNFGKKAGMLYVVIIIIGALFLFKPFVIIESGQVGIKATTGKYDREPLNPGFHFYIPVIQKVIVVDTKVRLLTYMNTQSIGSFDQSIKNNPAINVLDSRGLPISIELTVQYNIIADGVPETIATWGPSWEDKIVNQVVGEVARSVLGGYNAEVLPMKRNEVAESLDRLIKEKVKERSKSAVIIESVQLKEIVLPEKIKEQIEKVQIANQEAERVRYEVQRAKQEAEKRAALASGEAEARRIEAQGRADAVTIEAKAQSEANKEIAQSLTPHLLQMQQIEVQGKFNEALRENKDAKIFLTPGGATPNIWVDTKDKGRDTVLNQK, translated from the coding sequence ATGCCAATAGATAACGACTATTTTAAAAATAGACAGCAGGGAAACAGACCAAGCGGTGGTGGAGGTGGAAATTTTCAACCACCATTTGAAACTCCAGAATTTTTCAAGAATTTTGGGAAAAAAGCTGGAATGCTTTATGTTGTAATTATTATAATTGGGGCTTTATTCTTATTTAAGCCTTTTGTTATTATTGAATCAGGGCAAGTGGGAATTAAAGCAACAACAGGTAAATATGATAGAGAACCTTTAAATCCAGGATTTCATTTTTATATTCCAGTAATTCAAAAAGTTATTGTGGTTGATACAAAAGTTAGACTTTTGACATACATGAATACTCAATCTATAGGATCATTTGATCAAAGTATCAAAAACAATCCTGCTATTAATGTACTTGATTCAAGAGGTTTACCTATTTCTATTGAGTTAACTGTTCAGTACAATATTATAGCAGATGGTGTTCCTGAAACAATTGCAACATGGGGACCATCTTGGGAAGATAAAATTGTAAACCAAGTTGTTGGAGAAGTTGCAAGAAGTGTACTTGGTGGTTATAACGCTGAGGTTCTTCCTATGAAAAGAAATGAAGTAGCAGAAAGCCTTGATAGACTTATAAAAGAGAAAGTAAAAGAGAGATCTAAAAGTGCAGTTATAATTGAATCTGTTCAATTAAAAGAGATTGTACTTCCTGAAAAAATTAAAGAGCAAATCGAAAAAGTTCAAATAGCAAATCAAGAGGCTGAAAGAGTAAGATACGAAGTTCAAAGAGCGAAACAAGAAGCTGAAAAAAGAGCAGCACTTGCAAGTGGAGAGGCAGAAGCTAGAAGAATTGAAGCACAAGGTAGAGCAGATGCAGTAACAATTGAAGCAAAAGCACAATCTGAAGCTAACAAAGAGATAGCTCAAAGTTTAACTCCACATCTTCTTCAAATGCAACAAATTGAAGTTCAAGGAAAGTTTAATGAAGCTCTAAGAGAGAATAAAGATGCAAAAATCTTCTTAACTCCTGGAGGGGCAACTCCAAATATCTGGGTTGATACAAAAGACAAAGGTAGAGATACAGTTTTAAATCAAAAATAG
- the rplM gene encoding 50S ribosomal protein L13, with amino-acid sequence MKFTQMAKANEIERSWVVVDAEGKVFGRIITEVATILRGKNKPCFTPNVDCGDYVVIINASKAKFTGAKLEEKNYYTHSGYFGSTKTHKMSEMIEKNPEKLYKLATRGMLPKTTLGKAMLKKLKVYAGSEHPHTAQIKG; translated from the coding sequence ATGAAATTTACTCAAATGGCAAAAGCCAACGAAATCGAGAGATCTTGGGTTGTAGTAGATGCGGAAGGTAAGGTATTCGGAAGAATAATTACAGAAGTTGCTACAATATTAAGAGGGAAGAATAAGCCTTGTTTTACACCAAATGTGGATTGTGGGGATTATGTAGTAATAATCAATGCAAGTAAAGCTAAATTTACAGGTGCGAAATTAGAAGAGAAGAATTACTATACACACTCAGGGTACTTTGGAAGTACAAAAACTCATAAGATGTCAGAGATGATAGAGAAGAATCCAGAGAAACTGTATAAATTAGCGACTAGAGGGATGCTTCCAAAAACTACTCTTGGTAAAGCTATGTTAAAAAAATTAAAAGTATATGCAGGAAGTGAACATCCTCATACTGCTCAAATTAAAGGATAA
- the hisIE gene encoding bifunctional phosphoribosyl-AMP cyclohydrolase/phosphoribosyl-ATP diphosphatase HisIE, translating into MKDIEKIDWQKMEGLIPVITQDSSTNEVLMLGYTNKEALQITLKTGFAHYFSRSKQRVWKKGESSNHTQKIVDIMLDCDNDTLLFKVIQEGVACHTGRKSCFFTSLKDDLIKEEIKIDTTNTYSVIDNLYHIIQSRKNDSVDKSYTAKLLKGDTNSMLKKVVEEAGEFCFAIKDKNTNEAIYEAADISYHILVALASLDINPDRVKQELKRRFSISGIEEKNRRKK; encoded by the coding sequence ATGAAAGATATAGAAAAAATAGATTGGCAAAAGATGGAAGGCTTAATTCCAGTAATTACTCAAGATAGCTCTACAAATGAAGTTTTAATGCTAGGATATACAAACAAAGAAGCTTTACAAATTACACTTAAAACAGGTTTTGCTCACTATTTTAGTAGAAGCAAACAAAGAGTTTGGAAAAAGGGTGAAAGCTCAAATCACACGCAAAAAATTGTAGATATAATGTTAGATTGTGATAATGATACTTTACTATTTAAAGTTATTCAAGAAGGAGTAGCTTGTCATACGGGAAGAAAAAGTTGTTTTTTTACCTCTTTAAAAGATGATTTAATAAAAGAAGAGATAAAAATTGATACAACTAATACTTATAGTGTGATAGATAATTTATATCATATTATTCAAAGTAGAAAAAATGATAGTGTTGATAAATCTTACACAGCAAAACTCCTAAAAGGTGATACAAACTCTATGTTAAAAAAAGTTGTAGAGGAAGCTGGAGAATTTTGTTTTGCAATAAAAGATAAAAATACAAATGAAGCAATATACGAAGCAGCCGATATTTCATACCATATTTTAGTTGCACTTGCAAGTTTAGATATAAATCCAGATAGAGTAAAACAAGAGTTAAAAAGGAGATTTTCTATCTCTGGTATTGAAGAGAAAAATAGAAGAAAAAAATAA
- the thiM gene encoding hydroxyethylthiazole kinase translates to MQKDLKDRLADILEFTREKNPLCFQITNYVTVNDCANVTLAIGASPAMADEKKEVESLVNIASSLYLNIGTINKRVKKSILKATKKANKLDIPVILDPVGIGVSKFRKDLVDNLLKNYKIAVVRGNISEIKAILNVSSKSKGADASFEDLENIENSIKLANKLAKKYKTVVAITGKVDVISNGKEVATIENESDDLPKITGTGCMCTSLVASFCGAKKDMIFEATVLGVLTMALNGELATISSKSSGLGTFYKELFNKISKFDRAILLSKAKINLV, encoded by the coding sequence ATGCAAAAGGATTTAAAAGATAGATTAGCAGATATTTTGGAATTTACAAGAGAGAAAAACCCTCTTTGTTTTCAAATTACAAACTATGTAACTGTAAATGATTGTGCAAATGTAACTTTAGCTATTGGAGCAAGTCCTGCAATGGCTGACGAAAAAAAAGAGGTAGAAAGTTTAGTAAATATTGCTTCAAGCTTATATTTAAATATTGGAACAATAAATAAAAGAGTTAAAAAATCTATTCTGAAAGCTACAAAAAAAGCAAATAAGCTAGACATTCCAGTTATTTTAGATCCTGTTGGAATAGGAGTTTCAAAATTTAGAAAAGATTTAGTAGATAATCTCTTAAAAAACTATAAGATAGCAGTTGTAAGAGGAAATATCTCTGAAATAAAAGCTATTTTAAATGTAAGTTCAAAAAGTAAAGGTGCTGATGCTAGTTTTGAAGATTTAGAAAATATAGAAAATAGCATAAAGTTAGCAAATAAACTAGCAAAAAAATATAAAACAGTTGTTGCAATCACTGGAAAAGTTGATGTAATAAGTAATGGAAAAGAAGTAGCCACTATAGAAAATGAAAGTGATGATTTACCAAAAATTACAGGTACAGGATGTATGTGTACAAGTTTGGTAGCAAGTTTTTGTGGAGCTAAAAAAGATATGATTTTTGAAGCAACGGTTTTAGGAGTTTTAACTATGGCTTTAAATGGGGAGCTAGCAACTATATCTAGTAAGAGTAGTGGCTTAGGAACTTTTTATAAAGAGCTATTTAATAAAATTAGTAAATTTGATAGAGCTATTTTACTATCAAAAGCAAAAATAAATTTAGTATAA
- the thiD gene encoding bifunctional hydroxymethylpyrimidine kinase/phosphomethylpyrimidine kinase, whose product MKKVLTIAGSDCIGGAGIQADLKTFSAFKTYGMSVVTAVVAENSFSVNDIFEVSSNSIKSQLNSVFNDIIPDAIKIGMLGNIEVMKVISEFLKEKKIEYPNIKIVVDPVMYAKNGAALMDIKNMSSLIEYILPLADILTPNIAEAKHLSNMDITSIDDIKKVAKEIFNHSKTAILIKGGDRFDALDILYDGKNFIEFATPKISTKNTHGTGCTFSSAIAANLALENSLENSIKIAKKYIFEAIKNAPNLGSGNGPVNHFFNF is encoded by the coding sequence ATGAAAAAAGTTTTGACTATTGCGGGAAGTGATTGTATTGGAGGTGCTGGAATTCAAGCCGATTTAAAAACCTTTAGTGCTTTTAAAACTTATGGTATGAGTGTAGTTACCGCTGTTGTAGCTGAAAATAGTTTTAGTGTAAATGATATTTTTGAAGTAAGCTCTAACTCTATAAAAAGTCAATTAAACTCCGTATTTAACGATATTATTCCAGATGCTATAAAAATTGGAATGTTAGGAAACATTGAAGTCATGAAAGTTATTTCAGAGTTTCTAAAAGAGAAAAAAATAGAATACCCAAATATTAAAATAGTAGTAGATCCTGTTATGTATGCAAAAAATGGGGCTGCTTTAATGGATATAAAAAACATGAGCAGTCTAATAGAGTATATTTTACCTCTTGCAGATATTTTAACTCCAAATATTGCTGAAGCAAAACACCTTTCAAATATGGATATTACCTCTATAGATGATATAAAAAAGGTAGCAAAAGAGATTTTTAATCACTCAAAAACTGCTATTTTAATAAAAGGTGGAGATAGATTTGATGCTCTTGATATTTTGTATGATGGTAAAAATTTTATTGAGTTTGCAACTCCAAAAATTAGTACAAAAAATACTCATGGTACAGGGTGTACTTTTTCAAGTGCAATAGCAGCAAATTTAGCTTTAGAAAATAGTTTAGAAAACTCTATAAAGATTGCAAAAAAATACATTTTTGAAGCTATCAAGAATGCTCCAAATTTAGGTTCTGGAAATGGTCCGGTAAACCATTTTTTTAATTTTTAG
- the tenA gene encoding thiaminase II, with translation MSFSRSLKQKAIKVWEDGYNHPFVQELGAGTLHKEKFKFYLLQDYLYLLEYAKVFAMAMTKADDEKMLSNLSSITKATLVDEMKVHHLYMKEFGISEEEVKSVKASLFNRTYTANMQAISLKGDLVETLVTVFPCAWTYCDYGKRLKEQYKDNLEDNFYKSWIETYSGSDFENSFEWFYDAIDELVENKSDKELQKIEDIFISSVEFEYMFWEMAYNKQMSYIKD, from the coding sequence ATGTCGTTTTCAAGAAGTTTAAAACAAAAAGCAATAAAGGTTTGGGAAGATGGATATAACCATCCATTTGTACAGGAGTTAGGTGCGGGAACTTTACATAAAGAGAAGTTCAAATTTTATCTATTACAAGACTATTTGTATCTTTTGGAGTATGCAAAAGTATTTGCAATGGCTATGACAAAAGCAGATGATGAAAAGATGTTAAGTAATCTAAGCTCAATTACAAAAGCAACTTTGGTAGATGAGATGAAAGTTCATCATTTATATATGAAAGAGTTTGGAATTAGTGAAGAAGAGGTTAAAAGTGTAAAGGCTAGTCTGTTTAATAGAACTTATACTGCAAATATGCAAGCTATCTCTTTAAAAGGAGATTTAGTTGAAACTTTGGTAACTGTATTTCCTTGTGCTTGGACATATTGTGATTATGGGAAAAGACTAAAAGAACAATACAAAGATAATTTAGAAGATAACTTTTATAAATCTTGGATAGAGACTTACTCTGGATCTGATTTTGAAAACTCATTTGAGTGGTTTTATGATGCAATAGATGAACTAGTTGAAAACAAATCAGATAAAGAGCTACAAAAAATAGAAGATATTTTTATCTCTAGTGTTGAGTTTGAATATATGTTTTGGGAAATGGCTTACAATAAGCAGATGAGTTATATAAAAGATTAA
- the rpsI gene encoding 30S ribosomal protein S9 produces the protein MAKVYATGRRKTAIAKVWLESGNGQLTVNGQTLDQWLGGHDSIKKRVMQPLHVSKQEASVNVIVKTLGGGYSAQADAARHGISRALVAYDEQFRTILKPHGLLTRDARSVERKKYGKKKARKSSQFSKR, from the coding sequence ATGGCAAAAGTATATGCAACAGGAAGAAGAAAGACGGCAATCGCTAAAGTATGGTTAGAGAGCGGGAATGGGCAATTAACAGTAAATGGGCAAACACTAGACCAATGGTTAGGTGGGCATGATTCGATTAAGAAGAGAGTAATGCAACCATTACATGTATCAAAACAAGAAGCTAGTGTAAATGTAATAGTAAAAACACTAGGTGGAGGATATTCAGCACAGGCTGATGCGGCTAGACATGGGATAAGTAGAGCTTTAGTTGCTTATGATGAGCAATTTAGAACAATATTAAAACCACATGGACTTCTAACAAGAGATGCTAGATCTGTTGAGAGAAAGAAATATGGTAAGAAGAAAGCAAGAAAATCTTCACAATTTTCAAAACGTTAA
- the metH gene encoding methionine synthase — protein MKKIVEDLIKNRVLIIDGAMGTQLQERDIKSEYWQYESKDLEGCNELLNLTAPHILEEIYENYAKAGANFISTNTFGSMPWVLDEYDIGHLSYELSKLAATQTKKAIEKYSTKDEPKFVLASIGPGTKLPSLGHITYDSMYEGYKIMAQGLHDGGADVFLLETCQDPLQIKAALHALNDVAPEIPIMVSVTIELNGTMLIGTDAQTIATILKPFNILSLGFNCGTGPIQVEKHIKSLSEVSKFPISVHANAGLPQNKGGKSFYPMGPDEFTTLQKGFLDINGVSFLGGCCGTTPEHIKKLSNSVKGIIPKAPCGFLKASLASLFNIVPLKQEPAPLLIGERSNATGSKAFRELLKANDYEGTLSVGQQQVRAGAHVIDVSVGFAGRDETGDMDKVVSLYSQKISLPLMPDSTQIKALEAALKQIGGRCIINSVNLEDGEEKFDAVCKLAKRFGAALVCLVIDEIGMAKDKKRKLEVAERIFDLCVNRHGFDPADLVFDMLTFTIGSGDDEYRTAGIETMEAIREFQIRHPEAGTTLGLSNISFGLAQNARIYLNSIYLDHCVKAGLTSAIVNVKHIIPLNKISDEDKKACDDLIFNNQIDGDPLFKFIEHFSNLEDQEEQSDEEYQKLEPIDKVKKLLLDGDKERMLPLVLELKDSMPPEIIVNEWLIDGMKVIGELFGSGQMQLPFVLQSAETMKATVDSLNPYLPKQEKTSETTMVIGTVKGDVHDVGKNLVDIILSNNGFKIVNIGIKADLQSFLDAAKEHNADAIGMSGLLVKSTAVMKENLEEMQKLGLKIPVMLGGAALTKNFVDDYCRPIYDGPIFYCRDAFDGVIAMQRVEKGGELDTRMAADLIERVDTSDRVEKEEIEIPPYEEIEMPKRDFVVPPYWERVAKKSDELDRELIFSWINHRVLFRQRWGYKRGKQTPEAFMKYEKDVVEPLYYSLKDELINKKIHDPIAIYSYFPCISHDNKLYIFDKKYSFNNLEEAKNVPPLTEAIKVMEFPRQRRKPFRCIADFFSSDRLDVIGFTLASCGLKITDYEREFYDRGEFAKYYQIHGLGVELAEALAEVLHKQIRLDLNIVPKEGHKLSDVQMKQYVGCRYSPGYAACPELSQNRDIFDLLNPEEFGIELSETFQMHPEQTTCAIVVHNKEANYYNV, from the coding sequence ATGAAAAAAATAGTTGAAGATTTAATAAAAAATAGAGTTTTAATAATAGATGGAGCTATGGGAACACAGCTTCAAGAAAGAGATATAAAAAGTGAATATTGGCAATATGAAAGTAAAGATTTAGAGGGTTGTAATGAGTTACTAAACCTAACAGCTCCACATATTTTAGAAGAGATTTATGAAAATTATGCAAAAGCTGGAGCAAATTTTATAAGCACAAATACATTTGGTAGTATGCCTTGGGTACTTGATGAGTATGATATTGGACATCTAAGTTATGAATTATCAAAACTTGCAGCAACTCAAACTAAAAAAGCCATCGAGAAATATAGTACAAAAGATGAGCCAAAATTTGTTTTGGCTTCAATTGGACCAGGAACAAAGTTGCCATCGCTTGGACATATCACTTATGACTCTATGTATGAAGGCTATAAGATTATGGCTCAAGGTTTACATGACGGAGGAGCAGATGTTTTCCTACTTGAAACATGTCAAGACCCTCTTCAAATCAAAGCTGCACTTCATGCTCTAAATGATGTTGCTCCAGAAATTCCTATTATGGTTTCAGTAACAATTGAGCTAAATGGAACAATGTTAATTGGAACGGATGCTCAAACAATAGCAACTATTTTAAAACCATTTAATATCTTATCTTTAGGATTTAACTGTGGAACAGGTCCTATACAAGTTGAGAAACATATAAAAAGTTTAAGTGAAGTATCAAAATTCCCAATTTCTGTTCATGCAAATGCAGGACTTCCTCAAAACAAAGGTGGAAAGAGTTTTTATCCAATGGGACCTGATGAGTTTACAACACTTCAAAAAGGTTTTTTAGATATTAATGGAGTTTCATTTTTAGGTGGTTGTTGTGGAACAACTCCTGAACATATAAAAAAATTGAGCAACTCTGTAAAAGGTATTATTCCAAAAGCTCCTTGTGGATTCTTAAAAGCTTCATTAGCATCTTTATTCAATATTGTACCACTTAAGCAAGAACCTGCTCCACTTTTAATTGGAGAAAGAAGTAATGCAACTGGTAGTAAAGCATTTAGAGAACTTTTAAAAGCAAATGATTATGAGGGAACTTTGAGTGTTGGACAACAACAAGTAAGAGCAGGAGCTCATGTAATTGATGTTAGTGTTGGATTTGCAGGAAGAGATGAAACAGGAGATATGGATAAAGTTGTATCTTTATACTCTCAAAAAATCTCTCTTCCACTTATGCCAGATTCTACTCAGATAAAAGCTTTAGAAGCTGCACTAAAACAAATTGGTGGAAGATGTATTATAAACTCTGTAAACCTTGAAGATGGAGAAGAGAAATTTGATGCTGTTTGTAAATTAGCAAAAAGATTTGGTGCTGCTTTAGTCTGTTTAGTTATTGATGAAATTGGAATGGCAAAAGATAAAAAAAGAAAACTAGAAGTAGCTGAGAGAATTTTTGATTTATGTGTAAATAGACACGGTTTTGACCCAGCTGATTTAGTTTTTGATATGCTTACTTTTACTATTGGAAGTGGAGATGATGAGTATAGAACAGCTGGAATAGAGACAATGGAAGCAATAAGAGAGTTTCAAATAAGACATCCAGAAGCTGGTACAACTTTAGGCTTATCAAATATCTCTTTTGGACTTGCTCAAAATGCAAGAATTTATTTAAACTCAATCTATCTTGACCACTGTGTAAAAGCAGGTCTTACAAGTGCTATTGTAAATGTAAAACATATTATTCCACTAAATAAAATAAGTGACGAAGATAAAAAAGCTTGTGATGATTTAATCTTCAATAATCAAATAGATGGTGACCCACTTTTTAAATTCATAGAGCATTTCTCAAATTTAGAAGATCAAGAAGAGCAAAGTGATGAAGAGTATCAAAAATTAGAGCCAATTGATAAGGTGAAGAAATTACTTCTTGATGGTGATAAAGAGAGAATGCTCCCTTTAGTTTTAGAACTAAAAGATTCTATGCCACCTGAAATAATTGTAAATGAGTGGTTAATTGATGGAATGAAAGTAATTGGAGAACTTTTTGGAAGTGGACAGATGCAACTTCCATTTGTTCTTCAAAGTGCAGAGACTATGAAAGCAACTGTTGATAGCTTAAATCCATATTTACCAAAACAGGAAAAAACAAGTGAAACAACAATGGTTATTGGTACAGTAAAGGGAGATGTTCACGATGTTGGAAAAAATTTAGTAGATATTATTTTAAGTAATAATGGATTTAAAATAGTAAATATTGGGATAAAAGCTGATTTACAATCATTTTTAGATGCAGCAAAAGAGCATAATGCAGATGCTATTGGAATGAGTGGACTTTTAGTAAAAAGTACAGCTGTTATGAAAGAAAATCTTGAAGAGATGCAAAAACTTGGACTTAAAATTCCTGTAATGTTAGGTGGAGCCGCACTTACTAAAAATTTTGTTGATGATTATTGCAGACCAATTTATGATGGACCAATTTTCTATTGTAGAGATGCCTTTGATGGTGTTATTGCTATGCAAAGAGTAGAAAAAGGTGGAGAGCTTGATACAAGAATGGCAGCTGATTTAATTGAAAGAGTTGATACAAGCGATAGAGTTGAAAAAGAGGAGATAGAAATCCCTCCATATGAAGAAATAGAGATGCCAAAAAGAGATTTTGTGGTACCTCCATATTGGGAAAGGGTTGCAAAAAAGAGTGATGAGCTTGATCGTGAACTTATTTTTTCTTGGATTAATCATAGAGTTTTATTTAGACAAAGATGGGGATATAAAAGAGGAAAACAGACACCTGAAGCATTTATGAAATATGAAAAAGATGTGGTTGAACCATTATACTATAGTTTAAAGGATGAATTAATAAACAAAAAAATTCATGACCCAATAGCTATTTATAGCTATTTTCCTTGTATATCACATGATAATAAACTATATATCTTTGATAAAAAGTATAGTTTTAATAATCTTGAAGAGGCAAAAAATGTGCCACCACTTACTGAAGCTATAAAAGTTATGGAGTTTCCACGACAAAGAAGAAAACCTTTTAGATGTATAGCTGACTTTTTTAGCTCTGATAGACTTGATGTTATAGGCTTTACTTTAGCATCTTGTGGACTTAAAATCACTGATTATGAAAGAGAATTTTATGATAGAGGTGAATTTGCAAAATATTATCAAATTCATGGTCTAGGAGTTGAATTAGCTGAGGCTCTTGCTGAAGTTTTACATAAACAAATAAGACTAGATTTAAATATTGTTCCTAAAGAGGGGCATAAACTAAGTGATGTTCAAATGAAACAATATGTTGGTTGTAGATACTCTCCAGGTTATGCAGCATGTCCAGAACTATCACAAAATAGAGATATTTTTGATTTACTAAATCCAGAAGAGTTTGGAATAGAGCTTAGTGAAACATTCCAAATGCATCCAGAACAGACAACTTGTGCAATAGTAGTTCATAATAAAGAGGCAAATTACTACAATGTTTAG
- a CDS encoding membrane protein insertase YidC — protein MRLVLIILTIFLLNPLFAKDYKKQDKDIESVLKIKPPVKYSQSLKYDDYFKKTKKLEEKDSYKFGMDIDINRELMTIDKLRIDVETKFKGIN, from the coding sequence ATGAGATTAGTTTTAATTATATTAACTATTTTTCTACTGAATCCCCTTTTTGCAAAAGATTATAAAAAACAAGATAAAGATATTGAGAGTGTTCTAAAGATAAAACCTCCTGTAAAGTATTCACAAAGCCTAAAATATGATGATTATTTTAAAAAGACTAAAAAGTTAGAAGAAAAAGATAGTTATAAATTTGGTATGGATATAGATATAAATAGAGAACTTATGACTATTGATAAGCTAAGAATAGATGTAGAGACAAAATTTAAAGGTATTAACTAG